A window of Costertonia aggregata contains these coding sequences:
- a CDS encoding conjugal transfer protein yields the protein MTVALTLFMSGNATAQGMPTYDNTNFISLVKQLIESGKQTAQMIKSVKFLKDAKEAIEKVSSVVEQLRAVEEIGQNNQRLINVMQNDLQDILNSPYIKPDEVSRVVESFDAIVQNSLDTVDFIDEVLSSDYLKMSDAERAEILKAKEKESKQMVSNITTKTKRYRDIISFRKMQDKVNNRETEY from the coding sequence ATGACTGTAGCCCTGACCTTGTTTATGTCAGGTAATGCTACCGCACAAGGAATGCCCACTTATGACAACACCAATTTTATCAGTTTGGTAAAACAACTTATAGAATCAGGTAAACAGACAGCTCAGATGATTAAGTCTGTAAAATTCCTAAAAGATGCAAAAGAGGCAATAGAGAAAGTATCAAGCGTTGTTGAGCAACTGAGAGCAGTTGAGGAAATTGGACAGAATAATCAGCGTCTTATCAACGTAATGCAAAATGATTTGCAGGATATTTTGAATTCGCCCTACATCAAACCCGATGAAGTTTCAAGGGTTGTGGAATCTTTCGATGCCATAGTTCAAAATTCATTGGACACGGTAGATTTTATCGATGAAGTCCTATCCAGCGATTACCTAAAAATGAGCGATGCCGAACGTGCTGAAATTCTTAAAGCAAAAGAGAAGGAATCCAAACAAATGGTTTCCAACATCACTACAAAAACAAAACGCTATCGTGATATTATTTCCTTCAGAAAAATGCAGGATAAAGTCAATAACCGAGAAACCGAATACTAA